GATTGCATGGTTTTGTTAAGGGTAAGAAGGCTCTCCCAAGATCACTTTCAGGCATCAAAGAAGCTGCTTTGAGCTGCAAAACCATTCCAAAAGGCTACTTTGCAGTGTATGTTGGAGAGGAGCAAAAGAAGCGTTATGTAGTACCTCTTTCCTACCTAAACGAGCCTGCATTTCAAGAATTGCTAAACATGGCTGAAGAAGAATTCGGATATGATCATCCGATGGGCGGACTCACAATTCCCTGCAGAGATGATATCTTCATTGATCTCACTTCCCAGTTGAATTGATTGTAAATCATAGAACTAATATAGTTTAGCATAAACAATTTTGTAGATCCTATACTTTGACCCTATAAAGGATACTTTTTTACTATACTTGCCAAATTTGTATATAGCAATTGCTCATTTGAGTCTACTTGTTCTCCTTTCATTAAAAATTAAACTGGGATCTTTGGAAAGATTTATGTCTATCTCATACTTACTTCATTATGTTTTGCTTACTGCCATTTTCTATCAAATAATATCTGTTGTTGCGAAGACTAACAGAATATTATAAAACAAATCAAGTAACTATACTTATAATTGTTTATATTGACGAAGTGAACAAGTGTTACTAGTTTTCCTGATACAGAGTTCT
The Humulus lupulus chromosome 6, drHumLupu1.1, whole genome shotgun sequence DNA segment above includes these coding regions:
- the LOC133781877 gene encoding auxin-responsive protein SAUR21-like, whose amino-acid sequence is MAFGLHGFVKGKKALPRSLSGIKEAALSCKTIPKGYFAVYVGEEQKKRYVVPLSYLNEPAFQELLNMAEEEFGYDHPMGGLTIPCRDDIFIDLTSQLN